The Phacochoerus africanus isolate WHEZ1 chromosome 9, ROS_Pafr_v1, whole genome shotgun sequence genomic sequence GAGAAGCCACTGAGAAGGCCCCTACGGCGGACTGGGGAAGAAAGCCGGGGAAGAGCACACCTCCCACGGGGGACGGGGCACGTTCTCCGGCTGTAGAGGAGAGAGAAGTGGTGGACAACAGTGGACTAAAGAAAGGCTGACCTTCCGGACACGGATGTAGTCCCCCTGGCAGGAACTGAGACCGACTTCCACACGTTCCAGGAGCCCCTCCAGCTGTTCCCGAACATCCCGGGCTCGGCGCATGGACCTGAACTGTACAAAGTTCTCATAGCACCACTGGGAAGAGTAACCACTCTCAGCCCACTGTAAACAGAGTTAAGGGTTGGGAGGGGGTGTTAGGTAGATGGCAGGACCAGAGTCCCCGGGTCCCACTCACCCGAGCCCAGTGACCTGTGTATAAACGTTCAGCAGAACCAGGTGGTCCCCACCAGGGAGGAAGAAGTTGACTCGGGCATTGTCGGCATGGACGACCTTGTCCTTGGGTCGGTAGAAGATGGAGTTGTTGACAGAGAGCATGGCAGCCACTGTCAGGATCTCCTCTGAACAGCTGTAcctggggcaggaagggaaaAGCGTGAGAGCCCAAAGCAAGACTCCGAAACAGGAACAGAtgcactggggtggggtgggggatcgCTGGGTGAGTGAGGTCCCCACAGGGGGACCACAGGATGGGCTAATGACTACAAATCAGAGAGTAGATGATTTTGGTGGCAGGGGCAGCAGTATGGGGGTCAAGGAGGTAAGGGTCGAGTTGCAGATTAAACAGTAACAGGAGTGCTCtcgtgggaggtgggggcaggaaagCCTGGGACCCCTGAGGCTGCCACCATGAGACGGTGGGCATTACAGCACTTTCGTCACGCTCAGGTAATGACCTTGAACCTCAACCATGGCAGAGAAACGGCATTCAAAGGTGGGCCCTCCACAGCTCCATCTAAGTGTTCCGGTCGGAAACCTTAGGAATGAGTAAGTCCCCAAACCGGCCCTCGCTCAGCACTGCTCACGGATGGAAATCTTCTGCTTCCCTTCATGCCCCCAAGTTTTCTGTTGTTAATCTTACCTACTGACATCATAACCAAAGACAGGACAGTGTCTTGCCTTTGCGGGCCTCAAAAGAGACATAAGAGTTATCGAATAACTTGTTATTTGTTACAGAATAATGCAGTGGCGAGAGCAAGTAAGATCACAAAAATGGCCCCAGAGACAGAAGGTAGGGCCAGCCTGTGTGCTGGGGGCCCGGCTGGAGGGGGCGCTTACTTCTCCGAGGCCAGGATCATTTTAGACAGCATGGGGTCCACGGGCAGCTCTGCCATCTTTCGACCAGActaaggagaggaaagagagccAGTTGAGGCCACTCCTCCCTCAGGTGTCCCTCTGCCCCTCAAGGGGTCACCCCGACCTTCCTCATGCCCCAGCCCGCTGCCTTCCAGCCTCACCGTGGTGAGCTCCCCCAGGTGGTTGAGAGCTCCCAGCGCGTACAGCTGCTCCAAAGCCAACAGCAGGGTCTCATACGGCGGAGGGTCGAGGAAGTCAAAATGCATCAGGTCATGGATCCCTGGGGAAAGATGTGAGCGGGTAGAACAGAGTCCCCTCACAAAGCCCAGggcctccagccccacccaccgTGCTCTCGGGAGGACCAGGGGGATGCCGGTCACCTAAGCTCTTGAGCAGCAACACGACGTTGCCCAGGCTGGTCCTCTGGATCTCAGGCACTGTGGTCTCCTCCAGCTCGTGCTGGTAGGCCCAGGCAGTATACAGGCGGAAGCACTTCCCTGCAGCCACCCGCCCTGCCCGACCAGCTCGCTGATTGGCTGAGGCCTGGAAAGAAAGAACAATGTGTCTGCAGAAGTCGGGGGGTGTGGGCCGCTGACCCCCCCTACTCTAAGAAGCCCCCACCGCTTCTGAGCTGGGCTGTTCCGTGGGCTCAAGCCCAGGCCCACCTTGCTGCAGGGTGTGACGGTGAGCGATTCCATGCCCGTACGGGGGTTGTAGCTCTTCTGCTTACAGAATCCTGGATCCAGCACGTAAATGATGCCCTCAATGGTGAGCGAGGTCTCCGCAATGTTCGTTGCCACGACCACCTGAGCAAGAGGATGTGGGGTCATTCAGGAGCCCCACCCGCCTAGTTACCCAGAAAAAGTAATTCTCCAAGATGCAGAGCACGTAGAGATAAGGGGCAGGAGCTGAGGGGCTTTGGGCCAAAGTGAGGAGAGGGGGACAAGGCCAGCAGAAGGGTGAGGGAGATGTGGGGATCAGCAGGGCGTAACATGCAAAGTTTccaaaaagatggagttcccatcgtggctcagtggttaatgaatccaactaggaaccatgaggttgcgggttcaatccctggccttgctcagtgggttaaggagccggtgttgctgtgagctgtggtgtaggtcgcagaagcggcttggatcccgcgttgctgtggctctggcataggctggcagctacagctctgatcagaccccccagcctgggaacctccatatgctgcaggtgcggctctaaaaagacaaaaaaaaaaaaaaaagtttccaaaaagaCAGGAAGGGAGTTCGGGGTTTTTttagaggtggggctgggggtgtcaGGGTCCTGCTGCACCTTCCCCACTGTCACATTCATTTTCACCTTCACACGTTACTTCCCAAAACAGCCCCCCATGAGTCTCTGCTTCTATTCCTAGCCCTGGTTACATGGCATCCGGAAGAGTCCTTTCAAAACATGAGCCTGTTGTGCCGATCCCTGCATCCTTCAGGGGCTTCCCTCCCCACCTGAGAATCACATCTAAGCCCCTTCACGCCTGGAACCTTCCAGGCCCTGGCTACTCTTCCAATCTCAGCTTCTGGCACCAGGGCTCCATGCTCCCCCCCACCTCGCCCACTGCTGAGCACAGTCTTCCGAACAAGCTCTCTTCCCTCTGCTGGGCTCACTCTTCTCCCGGATAtcagcctggctccctcccttcACCTGGTTCAGGCCCCCGGCTTCACTCTCACCTTATCAGAGGGAGAGGCCTGACCTACCCCCTAAGGGCATTACCGTCCTGCCAttcctcccccactgccccagaGCCAGCCTCCAGCTTCCCATGACACAGTGAATCCCTCCAGAGCATTTGTCACAAATTGACATTAGGTATTTAAGTGTCCATGTCTCCTAACTTGCATTAGATTAAACCCTCTGAGGCTAGCGACTCTGCTTTGTCCATCACTGTTTCCTCATCCCCTAGAACAGCACCTGGAACATGGgagaaattctttaaatatttgttgaataaaagttacatttttttctcaaaatcctCTGATGGCCACTCACTGGTCTAAAGTCCACACTCTTCCACCTGCCATCAAAGGCCCTCTCTACCCTCTGTCCAGAGCTGTTTTTAGCCTGTCTCCCACTGCTTCCCGTGTCAACCTCCCATGAGCCTGCCAGACCACTCTGACCTCACACACACCTGAGGTCCTCCTCTGATGTTCCCCGCCACTTTCCCGAAAGGTCCAGATGGAATCCCAGCTCCCTGCACACCAGGGGCCTCCTTGCTCCGCTGCAACCCACCACGCTCGCTTTCCGGATCGTGCATTCGGCCATCTCCCGGTTTCAGTCATAGTCCCCCTCCAGCTCCCGCGGCAGAGGACTGCCTGCCACTGGGCCTCGCAGCGGCAGCAGAGCCCAGGACTCGCCTTGCACGGGGCAGGCACCTACTTCCCTTTCCACTACTAGTTGCGTGAAGCAGAGGGGTGAAGAACACGTCTTTCTCCAACTGACCTTTCGGGCCCCGGGGGGCGTGGGCTGGAAGATCCGAGCCTGCATGTCGGAAGGCAGGTTGGCATAAATGGGCAGCACCAGGAGCTCCCGGATTTTGGAGCCCAGGCGGCGGCAGCGATCCTGGAGCATCTCGCAGGCAGCCTCGATCTCCTCCTGGATTTGGGGTGGGGAATACAAGGGGTCCCAGAGTCACGGGAGGCCGACCAGCCAGCCTGGTCTCCCTGTGGGTACACACAGtgagcccctcccccacatcaCACACCTGTCCTGTCAGGAACACCAGGATATCCCCGGGGGGCTGGGTCACATGGATCTGTAGCACCGACACCACGCAGGCCTCCAGGTAGTCTgcctctggggcctggggaggaggaggcagggtcaCAGGAAGGCCACCTGCTAAGGCAAagctcttcccctcctcccagctcagcAAACACTTTATCCCAGGTCCCCTTGGggttcccatcccccaccccccaccccccaaccgcCTTGACACATAGACGCATTCTCCCCGAGGGGCACCTTGGTATAGAAGATGTCAACTGGAAACCTGCGTCCAGGGATTCGGAAGACAGGGGCATCATCAAAAAAGGTGGAAAAGCGGGCAGTGTCCAGTGTGGCTGAAGCCACCAGGACCTTGAGCTCAGGTCGGAATCGAGCGACATCCttgatcaatccaaaaagaatgTCTGTGTGCAGAGTCCGTTCATGGGCCTCATCCACCATCACCACGCTGGGGAAGAAACGGGGGCAGCAGTGAGCGAGGGGCGCTGGGCAACGCGGGTGTGACACTGGGGTCCCCAGACAAGAGGAACAGATGGAAGCAAAGGGCCAGGGCAAatgtgggaggagggggctccAAGCAGAAGCCAATTATCCCACTTAAGCCAGACCAACAGAAAGTTAGAGAAGCCCAGGCCCCCGTGGTCTGCTACGTGTCCCAGCCTGGGCAGACAGCAGCCGCCAAgatctggaggctagaagccaaGGCCAGGACAAGTCAGACATCTGGTCTGGATTAGAGTCAAGAGTCTCTTGaagtcagcagacagaaagctATCTGTCTTTatggtttatttgctttttgttttttagggccacaaccacgggatgtggaagttcccaggctaggggtccaattggagctacagctgctggcctacaccacagccacagacaagcaggatctgagctgcatctgtgacctacaccatagctcacagtaacgccatacccctgacccactgagcgaggccagggatcaaacccgcaacctcatggatactagtcagattcatttccactgcaccacaacagaaattcccaaAGGTATCTggaaatttaaaggagaaaaaacagtAAGGCAAAGCCTCTTTGAATAAGGCTAGGCTCCCAGGCTGGCTGGGAAGGAACACTTAGACCTGAGCCACCACGATCTGAGCagcccagaagttcccaggatccTGTGGGGCAGCTACTGTGCATCTCTGTGGGCCCTGCTGCCTCTTTCTGGAGAGAGGGGGGCCAGGTaagccctcccaccccagccttaGAGGGCTCTGCAGGCTTCTTGGTCTCTATGTAACTTAGCTCTGCATGGGCTACCATCCTTCTCCTTGCCTCTAGTCTTTGGATTTCCTGCCAAGGCCACAGGAGCTCACCCCCAACCTCAACCATCGTGTCTAACCCCAACAGTGACAGTCAAGTCCTCAGCCGTTTCACAAAGCGGCCTGGCTTGATGGGAAAAGCCCACACCCCGAACACTCTCGCCACGGCAGGCCCTCCATGGCTTCTCAGAGGTTTCTCCAAGGGATATGAAGGACCAAATCATGTCTGTCCCCCTGCTCCACCAGGATCCTCCAGGACCAGAAATCCCCAGGCTCCTAAGAGCTAAAAAGGCACATAGTGCTTTTGCTGGCCtgaccccaaccccaccccatcTGTGAATCACTTCTCCCCCACAACACATGCTCATCCAACCCCACCCTGGCCAAGGGTAGCACTGAGAACTCCTTATTCACAGACCAAGCCACTCCAGACGTGGGCCTGAGGCACAAGGGTTGGGGCTGGGCCACTCCGAGAGTCCCTGCAATCTCTGCCACTCTACGGACCCTTTCCCATGGAACAGCCCTTCACACATTTACAGGGACCCAGAGCACCTGAGTTTTCCCGTCTAAGCTGAACATTCTAAGTTTCTGCAAGTGGTCCTCACGTGGAGTCTCAAACTCCCACAACACCACTCTACCATCCTAGTGGTTTTCTGAACTCTGAGAACAGTTGGGGAGGGTGGGAAAGGCTTTCTGGCAGCCTCTCTGCCCTCCGGTCCCATCTCAGTGCTAGGACAGTTTGAACCATAAAGATTTAAGAACAGgtggagtttcctgatggctcagtgggttaaggatctggcgttgccactgctgtggctcaggtcattgctgtgctgtaggttcaactgctggcccagaaacttccacatgccatggactcagccaaaaaaaaaaaaaaagaactggtggataggagttcccactgtggtgcagcgggttaaggatctgacattgtctctgcgacagcacaggttcgattcctggtgcagcacagtgggttaaagatccagtgttgccacagctatggcacaagtcacagctgcagctcagattcgatccctggcctgggaacttccacataccatgcgggcagccataaaaaccaaaacaaccaaaaaaccgtAAGAACTGGTAGATAAATCAGAAGAGAAGACAATGGCCAAAGTGGCCGGGTGGGAAGAAAGTAATGAAAAGCCAGAAACTTAAGGAGCTGAAGGAAAGGCACTGATGGGGAGGCGGCAGGAGATGTCAcggtgggtgtggggggaggtggaggaggcacCGCCTCCTGTGGGACACGAGGGGGCTGTGCAGTACCTGTAACTCGCAAGGTCAGGCTCAGAGAGGAACTCCCGAAGAAGCATCCCGTCTGTCATGTAGCGCAGGACAGTTCGCTCTGACGTGCAGTCCTCAAAGCGGATGCTGTAGCCGACCTGTCGAGGGGGCCATTAGTGGCTGGTGCTCCCTGAGGGGAGAGCTAGGGGACAAGGGGTAGGaccagtgtgggggtggggggactgcgGGCAGCGTGGGCACCCCTCGCCCCTCAGTCCCCACAGATCTCACCTCATTCCCAAGCTTCACACCCATCTCCCGAGCCACTCGGGCAGCTACGCTCATGGCGGCCACCCTCCGGGGCTGGGTGCAGGCAATCTTCATACCCTTCTGTGTGTAACCCTGCACGACAAGCAGAACGAGGAGGTTTTCCCCTTGCTAAATATGCTGCTGGAGCCCAGCAATTCAGCAAAGTTATAAATGCCAAGGCAGGGAAGGGGAAACGGCAGAACAGACAGAAGTGGAAAACCAGACAAGAAGGGCAAACGCATAGGATGGCAGATGCAGGGTCTACCCAGGGGTCCTCGCCCAGCCTGGCAGTCCCAACCCTTTGGGTCATCAGGTTCAGGGCTCTGCGAGATTTGAGCTGGAAGAGGACAGACCGGCTGGGCAGCCCCAAAAGCAATGGAGAACAaaggaaggtttaaaaaaaaaaaaaaagaaaaggcaggaaaacaaGTCTTTTCACTCCTTGCTTCTTGGCCCTGCCGAAGAGTGGAGGCCGGGCTGGTGGAGGAAGGGGTCTGTGTTCACACCCACACAGCACCATCTATCCGTCTACACCTCCTTACAATGTGAAAATACTGAATGCCTAGCAGGCACTGACAATGTGGCCCCAAGTGGGAACAGAAAGGTGAGAGGGGGGCGGTCCTAACTCTCAAGAACCTCACCAGTTAGTGAAAAAGACTAAAGGACTGCAGAGGAAAAGGTAAACGACTGCTCAAAACGCTGCGTTAAGGAGCCGTGACAGGGCTGCCGGTACCTCCTCAAAGAGGTACTGCGGGATCTGGGTGGTCTTGCCCGAGCCGGTCTCGCCCTCGATGATCAGGATCTGATGGTTGGCGACGGCGGCCAGGAGCTCCTCTCGGAAGGGGAACACGGGGAGGCTGCGGCGGACGGCCTGGATGGACTCCTTCTGCTGGGCctgggttggggcggggggagctgcCGGCTCCTGGGAAGGAGGACCAGGGCTGTGAGCCTCGGGCCGGCTCCCCAGCCTCCACAGGACGCCCGGCTCACCCTCTCACCTCGTCGCCCTGGAGCTGAGTGGCCCGGACAAACTCGATGGTCTCCTCTTCCTCCAGCACCAGCTGATACTTGGGCTCCTGGGAGGCCGCATCTCGGGCCCCAAACTTGAGGGACGCTGCCCCGAGGCGGGCCTCCTCCCAGCGCCGCTGCTCCTCCCCAGGGGCTCCAGACTCCTCCTCCACGAGATCCACAGCTCGTGCGGGCTGGGGGAGAGGCGGACGTGAGGACAGCCATGCTCCCTCCCCAGGGTCCACCACCCCCAGTCGCCAGCCTGGCCACGGTGCGAGGCAAGGCAGGGGCCAGCCAAGCACCCCCAGGCCCTGGAAACCTCTGCTCCCCGCACCCCACCCCGGCTTGGGGACCCCCTCGCCTCACCTGTCCTCGGGTCTCCTCGGGCATGTGGTAGCGATTGGTGGCCTCCAGCTTCTCCTGTTCCCCAGCCGCCCGGTACTCCCGGGCCAGATCCCGCACGCGCCGCTTGTATTTGAGCTCCCGCCGCTCGTGTCGGCTCAGCTCCACGTCCCCAAAGAGGAACTCCTCGTCCGCCAGCTCAGCCTCCAGGTCCTCAAGCTTCTCGCGCTCCCGCTTGGCCAGGTACTCGCGGCGGGATTTCTTCCGCAGCTCAGGAACCTGGGTCGGCACACGGCAGTCAGGACCTTCTCTGGCTGGAAGAGGGACCTTGCTCCCTGCCCACCCTGAGGACAGCCTCCCTGTCAGGCGGGCTCGAGACCCTAAAGATGTGTCCCccaccttccttccctctgcacAGAGCAACCCGACGGATGACGTGCCCAACTGGACCCCTTTGAAAGTTGCATGCTGGCCCCCAGGCGCTGCCCTCCAGCAGTGGGACCCAGCGGGCTGGGCCTCCCGGGCAGCCTCACCATCTTGGCCAGTCTGGGTATCGCCCAGGGGTAGGGCAATGATGTGCATTTTTATAGTCTCCTCTCGCTATTTTATTCAACTTAGTGGAAAGGGGGAAAACGAAACAACTGATACCAGCATTTGGAAGGATAGGTCTTTAACTGAAAACAACTGAGACAACTGGAAACCACTGGATAAGCCAAAAATAGGTACTCTTCCACCCCAATGACACGCTCCCTGGTCTTGAATCAAATGACTGTAGtttggggaaaagggaaaaataaattatacacaaataagttgggagttcttgtcgtgactcagcagtaacaaacctgattagtatccatgacaatgcaggtttgatccctgacctcgaacagggggttaaggatctggtgtttccgcgctgctgtggatgtggtgtgggCTGTCGGCCTCAGCTCTGATTCTTAGCCTAGGAAGTTCcagatgccacaagtgtggccctaaaaataaaaactttatacaAAAAGGTTGGTAGTACAGCATCAGAGTGGTTCTGTGAAGCCAAATGTAAGGAGGGATGTTTAGCTCGGGGCCTAACCCCTCCCCCTCAGACAATGGGTGGTTTGGTTCCTGTTTCCTTTCAATGGAGGCTTTTCAGGACACCAGTGGATGATAGAAGACTGGCCACATGCTTAAGGCCTTCCTCAACTCTAACCATAAGCCCTCCCACTGTGGCTACATGATCTTTCCTGTGATCACAACAACCTCCTCTGCTAGAGGAATAAAACCCCATCACCGCTCCTTAGGGGCCCTGATTCTACTCAATTGCTTggcttttcttgtttgttttatgaaGACTTAAAATGGAGTTTATGCTCATGACCAGATCTGAGAACCATAATCAAATACTCCTTCGGCCTGATGGGTAAGGCAGATGgatgtctttttaaaacatggccaagaaggagttcccgtcatggctcagtggttaacgaatccgactaggaaccatgaggttgcaggttcgatccctggccttgctcagtgggttaaggatccggcattgctgtgagctgtggtgtacatcgcagatgcggctcagatactgcattgctgtggctgtggcgtaggccagtggctacagctctgattagaccccaacttgggaacctccacatgctgcaggagtggccctagaaaaaagacaaaaagtaaataaataaaataaaacatgggcAAGAAATAGggcaatttgagcatcaaaaggAATAGTGATATACAATTGTAAGACAGGGAGAAGTAAAAATTCACGAGCCCAATGTGACACACATACGAATAAAGTGGATAAAAAATTTGTACCAGTGAAGTGATTATTATACAAAACTATTTACTCTGAAAATCATTTgccctccattaaaaaaaaaattattgagcagCCAAGTATTTTATAACATTATAATTTAGAAaggatttttttggccacacctatggcatgcagaagctctggggccagggatcaaacctacaccatagcagcaatctgagacacagcagtgacaaggccagatcttcaagccactgagccaccaaggaactcctgccCTTCCTCTTAAGAAGGAATTGTAGTTCattccttgctgatttttttttttttttttcagggccgcacctgcagcatatggaagttcccaggttaggggttaaatcagagctgcagctgcaggcctacaccacagccatagcaactcgggatctgagccatgactgtgacctacagcacagctcatggcaacaccagagccttaaccaactgagcaaggccaggcaacTCCCCCTTCCACATTTATTGACtagctttgggtttttttatttattttttttgtcttttgtcctttttagggccgtacccgcggcatatggaggttcccaggctagagagtCTACtaggagctgttgccaccagcctccaccagagccacagcaatgccggatccttaacccactgagtgaggccagggatcaaacccacaacctcatggttcccagtgggatttgtttccactgtgccacaaggggaactcctgactagCTTTTTTATATAAAGAAGAACTTTTCCTTAGCAGcaaggaatgggagttcccgttgtggctcagtggtaacaaacccgactagtacccacaaggactcaggtttgatccctagccttgctcagtgggttaaggatctggtgttgccgtgagctatagtgtaggtcacagacgtggctcagatccagcgatgctgtggttgtggtgcaggccggtagctacagctctgattcgacccctagcaagggaattccctatgccacaggttcggccctaaaaagacaaaaaaaaaaagtggaaggaatGTCAGAACCCAAAAATCACCGTCTTGCAATCCTCTGTGAAATAAGTGACTCAGGAAAGGATTAGCAGTGACTGCCAAACCATCAGCTGAAAGGCTGTTGGTAGGAAGGATATAGGCAGCTGGACAGTATGGCAGCCCGATGTGGAGGGCACATCACCACCCAACAGGTGTTGCCACCACAACTGTTTAATCAGAGTCTAAGCAAGGTGTAAACccaatttcaactttttttttttttttttggccatacccatgtcatatggaagttcctgggctaagaatCGAATccgggccacagcagcaacccacgctacaactgtggcaaagccagatagatccttaacccgtggcaccacagcaagaactccccagTTTCCACTTTAATGTGCGCACCTGGGGGAACTTAAAACCACAAGATGAGGATCAGATAAATCCGGAATGTAGGACATGGTGCAAGTTGAAACTGAAAGTCAGGAAAgcggagggaagagggaaggaaaaaaacaaattgaagacACCTAACGACCAAATGCAATGCATGACCCTTGACTGGATTCCAGTTTGGAAAAAGCAGTAATTAAAGACATTTTGGGGTAACTAGGGAAATCTTATCGTAGGCAGGTTCTTAGTTGATATGTGAGAATCATCTTCCTGGGTCTGACAATGGCACTTTGGTTTTAGAGAATGTCTTACTCTTACCAGGTACATGCTGATGCGATAAAATGCCATTATGTCTAATACTTCTAAATCGTTCAAGAAAAAAGCCAacggagttgccatcgtggctcagtggaaacaaatctgactagtatccatgagaactcccAACATGTCCTTAGGTCCCAAGAACAGGGAAAGCTCACACTTCCCTAATACACAATGTGATCTGATCCTAAGGAGTCAAAGAGGGTGTATGGGCCACTCCCTTCCCTCTACAACTTAAGTCCCCCCTCAGTAGGCTCCTGTCTATCAAGCCCCCTCCTCACCCAACACCCCACCCCGAGAGTAACCCAACACTCCGTCAGCAGCCCCACTGtacttcctctgcctcccttctccccacccctaaCTGTCCCATCAGAAAGactttcccggagttcccatcatggctcagtggttaatgaacccaactggtatccattaggacacaggtttagtccctggccttgctcagggggttaaggatatggcattgccatgaggggtggtggaggttgcagatgtggctcatatcctgcatggctgtggatgtgatgtaggctggcggctacaggtccaattagacctctagcttgagaacctccatatgcttcaggttccgcctaaaaaaagcaaacagggagttcccgttgtggcgcagtggttagcgaatcccactagaaaccatgaggttgcaggttcggtccctgcccttgctcagtgggttaacgatccggcgttgctgtgagctgcggtgtaggttgcagatgcagctcggatcccgtgttgctgtggctctggtgtaggctggtggcttcagctccaattcgacccccagcctgggaacttccatgtgctgtggaagcagcccaagagatagcaaaaagacaaaaataaataaataaataaataaaaattttaaaaaataaaaataaaaaaagcaaacaaacaaacaaataaaaaaaaaaaaacagaacagaaagactTTCCTTTTGTCTCCTGGGCACTGGGACTCACCATGGCTTTCCGGTCTTCCTCAGCCATCTTGAGGCGCTTCTGAGCCTCTTCATAAGCCTAGGAGAAGAAGGCAAAAGGCCCAGAGAGGACTTTGTGAGGCCCAAAGTCcccacacccattctctttctaGAATCCCCAGGCTCAGTCAGGTGTTCTCCAGCACAAAGAAA encodes the following:
- the DHX16 gene encoding pre-mRNA-splicing factor ATP-dependent RNA helicase DHX16 isoform X2 — encoded protein: MATPAGLERWVQDELHSVLGLSERHVAQFLIGTAQRCASAEEFVQRLRDTDTLDLSGPARDFALRLWNKVPRKAVAEKPARAAEREARALLEKNRSYRLLEDSEESSEEAVGRAGSSLQKKRKKRKHLRKKRQEEEEEEEEEEVPEKGKKTTGGSKPQTEKPESEDEWERTERERLQDLEERDAFAERVRQRDKDRTRNVLERSDKKAYEEAQKRLKMAEEDRKAMVPELRKKSRREYLAKREREKLEDLEAELADEEFLFGDVELSRHERRELKYKRRVRDLAREYRAAGEQEKLEATNRYHMPEETRGQPARAVDLVEEESGAPGEEQRRWEEARLGAASLKFGARDAASQEPKYQLVLEEEETIEFVRATQLQGDEEPAAPPAPTQAQQKESIQAVRRSLPVFPFREELLAAVANHQILIIEGETGSGKTTQIPQYLFEEGYTQKGMKIACTQPRRVAAMSVAARVAREMGVKLGNEVGYSIRFEDCTSERTVLRYMTDGMLLREFLSEPDLASYSVVMVDEAHERTLHTDILFGLIKDVARFRPELKVLVASATLDTARFSTFFDDAPVFRIPGRRFPVDIFYTKAPEADYLEACVVSVLQIHVTQPPGDILVFLTGQEEIEAACEMLQDRCRRLGSKIRELLVLPIYANLPSDMQARIFQPTPPGARKVVVATNIAETSLTIEGIIYVLDPGFCKQKSYNPRTGMESLTVTPCSKASANQRAGRAGRVAAGKCFRLYTAWAYQHELEETTVPEIQRTSLGNVVLLLKSLGIHDLMHFDFLDPPPYETLLLALEQLYALGALNHLGELTTSGRKMAELPVDPMLSKMILASEKYSCSEEILTVAAMLSVNNSIFYRPKDKVVHADNARVNFFLPGGDHLVLLNVYTQVTGLGSGPCAEPGMFGNSWRGSWNVWKSVSVPARGTTSVSGRPSLPVTFTTRHA
- the DHX16 gene encoding pre-mRNA-splicing factor ATP-dependent RNA helicase DHX16 isoform X3, whose amino-acid sequence is MSIRFEDCTSERTVLRYMTDGMLLREFLSEPDLASYSVVMVDEAHERTLHTDILFGLIKDVARFRPELKVLVASATLDTARFSTFFDDAPVFRIPGRRFPVDIFYTKAPEADYLEACVVSVLQIHVTQPPGDILVFLTGQEEIEAACEMLQDRCRRLGSKIRELLVLPIYANLPSDMQARIFQPTPPGARKVVVATNIAETSLTIEGIIYVLDPGFCKQKSYNPRTGMESLTVTPCSKASANQRAGRAGRVAAGKCFRLYTAWAYQHELEETTVPEIQRTSLGNVVLLLKSLGIHDLMHFDFLDPPPYETLLLALEQLYALGALNHLGELTTSGRKMAELPVDPMLSKMILASEKYSCSEEILTVAAMLSVNNSIFYRPKDKVVHADNARVNFFLPGGDHLVLLNVYTQWAESGYSSQWCYENFVQFRSMRRARDVREQLEGLLERVEVGLSSCQGDYIRVRKAITAGYFYHTARLTRSGYRTVKQQQTVFIHPNSSLFEEQPRWLLYHELVLTTKEFMRQVLEIESSWLLEVAPHYYKAKELEDPHAKKMPKKTGKTREELG
- the DHX16 gene encoding pre-mRNA-splicing factor ATP-dependent RNA helicase DHX16 isoform X1, which codes for MATPAGLERWVQDELHSVLGLSERHVAQFLIGTAQRCASAEEFVQRLRDTDTLDLSGPARDFALRLWNKVPRKAVAEKPARAAEREARALLEKNRSYRLLEDSEESSEEAVGRAGSSLQKKRKKRKHLRKKRQEEEEEEEEEEVPEKGKKTTGGSKPQTEKPESEDEWERTERERLQDLEERDAFAERVRQRDKDRTRNVLERSDKKAYEEAQKRLKMAEEDRKAMVPELRKKSRREYLAKREREKLEDLEAELADEEFLFGDVELSRHERRELKYKRRVRDLAREYRAAGEQEKLEATNRYHMPEETRGQPARAVDLVEEESGAPGEEQRRWEEARLGAASLKFGARDAASQEPKYQLVLEEEETIEFVRATQLQGDEEPAAPPAPTQAQQKESIQAVRRSLPVFPFREELLAAVANHQILIIEGETGSGKTTQIPQYLFEEGYTQKGMKIACTQPRRVAAMSVAARVAREMGVKLGNEVGYSIRFEDCTSERTVLRYMTDGMLLREFLSEPDLASYSVVMVDEAHERTLHTDILFGLIKDVARFRPELKVLVASATLDTARFSTFFDDAPVFRIPGRRFPVDIFYTKAPEADYLEACVVSVLQIHVTQPPGDILVFLTGQEEIEAACEMLQDRCRRLGSKIRELLVLPIYANLPSDMQARIFQPTPPGARKVVVATNIAETSLTIEGIIYVLDPGFCKQKSYNPRTGMESLTVTPCSKASANQRAGRAGRVAAGKCFRLYTAWAYQHELEETTVPEIQRTSLGNVVLLLKSLGIHDLMHFDFLDPPPYETLLLALEQLYALGALNHLGELTTSGRKMAELPVDPMLSKMILASEKYSCSEEILTVAAMLSVNNSIFYRPKDKVVHADNARVNFFLPGGDHLVLLNVYTQWAESGYSSQWCYENFVQFRSMRRARDVREQLEGLLERVEVGLSSCQGDYIRVRKAITAGYFYHTARLTRSGYRTVKQQQTVFIHPNSSLFEEQPRWLLYHELVLTTKEFMRQVLEIESSWLLEVAPHYYKAKELEDPHAKKMPKKTGKTREELG